The genomic interval GCGTTTTCAATTCATGCGAAAGGTGATTGATAACCTTGGTTTTAGCCTGGTTGATACTGCTGACCTCTCTGAATGCCGATTTCAGGGCCTCTGTGGAACGAATATTCTTCAGTGTGCCGGTAAGATAAATAACCAGCGTCTCGAATAACTCGGCGTCTTCCTCTGAATACGGGTCGCCTGTCAATTTCGGCCCCAGAGCCAGGATACCGTTGCAGGCATAGGCGATGTTGAAAATCGACACATAGGTAAAATCCGGGGGGAAATAGGACAAGCGGCGGGTGTCGTCCAAATGTTCCATTTTCGGAAAAATGTCATACGACAGCAGCAGGTCGTGGCATCCCTTTTCAATCGACGGGGCAATACCGTCGTCAAGCCCTACGGTCGACAACTTTTGTGGAAGTAAAGACCGGTCCTCCTGCATGAAGATAAATCCTCTCATCACGCCGAAACTGCCCATCGTCATCAAAAGGAAATTCCGCAACACGCGGTCGATATCCTCCTGGTCCAGAAGCACCCGGCAGACGTCGTAGAGGGTCTTGAGATGAAACAAATTTTTGCTGAGTTCTGCGTCTTTCAAGTCGCTGCTTGTTTGAGTGGGATCTTTCATTTCCATTTGCTTTCCGCAGATATGTGACGGCTGAAATGGCGTTGTGAACTATAGGAATGAGAGCGGGATAGACATAATCTCTTTTAGAATATTACTGATGCTGAATGAGGTGGTGGGAAGATTGTTTGAACCCATCAAAGGGCATACGTTATCGTATTAACCCCGGTGTTGCAATTGCGGGGTTAAACGCCCTGACCCTGGCCGAGGTATTTTTTATCGAACTCTTCCCAGAAATCCTTTTCTGCATCTTTCCATCCCGATCCGAAAATTTCATCGTAAAGCGGCGTGAGTTTGGCGTACCACTTTCCACCGGGATCTTTTTTTTTGTGGGCCGTTAAAACGTCATCGACATAGATGGCGATGTCCACCATCTTGTCCTTGGGGATGTATGCGTCCGCACCCAACTCGATCGATTTTTTCAGGTTGTCCGGGCTGAAAGCGTGGGCGGTAAGCATCAGCGTGGGAATATTTTTGGCCTTTGACGCCTCGAGAAGCGCATATCCTCTGACGCCCATGATGTCAAAAATGGCGACATCATAGGTTTGCTTCTTTAAACAGGACACCGCCTCTTCGAAAGACGAAGCCGTATCCACGATAAAATCGTCCTCCAATAACTCCTCCAGCGATTCCAGGACATCGATTTCGTCATCTACCACCAACATCTTCCTGTCTTCGGTTATCCGGTCCTGTTCCATTGTCGTCCCCGCTATACCGTCCCAA from Deltaproteobacteria bacterium carries:
- a CDS encoding response regulator yields the protein MEQDRITEDRKMLVVDDEIDVLESLEELLEDDFIVDTASSFEEAVSCLKKQTYDVAIFDIMGVRGYALLEASKAKNIPTLMLTAHAFSPDNLKKSIELGADAYIPKDKMVDIAIYVDDVLTAHKKKDPGGKWYAKLTPLYDEIFGSGWKDAEKDFWEEFDKKYLGQGQGV